In the Gemmatimonadota bacterium genome, one interval contains:
- a CDS encoding Gfo/Idh/MocA family oxidoreductase produces the protein MEVVMADIRIGIIGAGGIFRTRHFPGLAQIDDAEVVAICNRSEESGGKIATEFGLSPDLMTDPHALIARDDIDAVMIGTWPYKHCEFVLESLNAGKHAFVQARMAMNLREAKIMYAAAMESDLAHQICQPPHALKGDWFMQRLIAEGYVGDIRNIVIRSMTPGGIDPSTPLHWRQIGRFSGLNTMSVGMLVEFVHRWCGYTKSVSAHAETYVTERSTEDGTGPVDRPDTVNILAQMESGATAVYLFSGTAHHAPGESIEIYGTDGTLIYETSPVLDEQRILGAKSSDGALQELDVPASDMREWTVEADFIDMIKTGKPAESTFYQGVKYMEFTEAVFRSVERGTTVHLPIVD, from the coding sequence ATGGAGGTTGTAATGGCAGATATTCGCATTGGTATTATTGGCGCGGGCGGTATTTTTCGCACCCGCCACTTTCCGGGATTGGCTCAAATAGACGATGCCGAGGTCGTGGCAATTTGCAACCGCAGTGAAGAGAGTGGCGGCAAAATTGCAACTGAATTTGGGTTAAGCCCCGACCTCATGACCGATCCCCACGCGCTCATTGCGCGAGATGACATCGATGCCGTGATGATTGGCACCTGGCCGTACAAACACTGCGAGTTTGTACTCGAATCCCTCAATGCTGGCAAGCATGCATTTGTGCAGGCGCGCATGGCAATGAATTTGCGCGAGGCAAAAATCATGTATGCCGCAGCAATGGAATCAGACCTCGCGCACCAGATATGTCAGCCACCGCACGCATTAAAAGGCGACTGGTTTATGCAGCGGTTGATCGCCGAAGGATATGTTGGCGATATTCGCAACATCGTCATCCGCTCAATGACGCCTGGGGGTATTGATCCCAGTACGCCACTACACTGGCGACAAATCGGTCGCTTTTCCGGCTTAAACACCATGAGCGTGGGCATGCTGGTGGAATTTGTACACCGCTGGTGTGGCTATACCAAATCCGTATCCGCACACGCAGAAACATATGTGACCGAACGCTCTACAGAGGACGGCACGGGACCCGTTGACCGCCCAGACACCGTGAATATTTTGGCACAAATGGAAAGCGGCGCAACTGCGGTCTATCTCTTCTCCGGCACCGCGCATCACGCGCCGGGTGAAAGCATCGAAATTTACGGCACGGACGGCACACTCATTTACGAAACCTCCCCCGTTTTGGATGAGCAGCGGATATTGGGTGCCAAATCCAGCGATGGCGCATTGCAGGAATTGGATGTCCCAGCATCCGACATGCGCGAATGGACAGTTGAGGCAGATTTTATCGACATGATCAAAACCGGCAAACCCGCCGAATCGACCTTCTATCAGGGCGTAAAATACATGGAATTCACCGAAGCCGTATTCCGCTCCGTCGAACGAGGCACAACGGTGCATTTGCCCATTGTCGATTAG
- a CDS encoding TIM barrel protein, whose amino-acid sequence MAEVILSGFADEGPVSKRAEEQFTMMRALGLSYYTIRFIDVGNGVKNAMELTAQEIVQLQKLHGEFGISVSSIGSPLGKVKLLDVDDGTNNRYVPFKEYLETDVKRAIELAHAFDTKLIRGFSYYHPHGTDPWPHLNQAADQLSEIVALCASEGLIYGSEVESHLIGGDGETLIALHEKIDSPNTCIIMDVGNMESIGHSPDSVFAEYEKTKPGLGWIHIKGFNAPANQPMLDRATERGLTRFIPVDQGDAGHEMVLRDFKTLVPRLQSQFQELGVPGVFIDLEPHVKGGGQFGGFSGIDGFGVAFRALCNLLDYLGYEYHLTGYEDLTMP is encoded by the coding sequence GTGGCAGAGGTGATTTTATCGGGTTTTGCCGACGAAGGACCGGTGAGCAAACGCGCCGAAGAGCAATTTACCATGATGCGCGCGCTTGGCTTATCTTATTACACCATTCGGTTTATCGACGTGGGCAATGGGGTAAAGAACGCAATGGAATTGACCGCGCAGGAGATTGTACAACTCCAAAAATTGCACGGTGAATTTGGTATTTCGGTATCGAGCATTGGTTCCCCGCTTGGAAAAGTAAAATTGCTGGACGTGGATGACGGGACCAACAATCGTTATGTGCCGTTTAAGGAATATCTGGAGACAGATGTCAAACGCGCCATCGAACTCGCCCATGCATTCGACACAAAACTCATCCGCGGGTTTAGCTATTACCATCCACATGGGACCGATCCCTGGCCGCATCTAAACCAAGCGGCAGATCAGCTCTCAGAAATTGTAGCCCTGTGTGCAAGCGAAGGCCTGATCTACGGTTCTGAAGTGGAATCGCATTTAATCGGTGGAGATGGCGAAACACTGATCGCATTGCACGAAAAGATCGACAGTCCCAACACCTGCATCATCATGGATGTGGGCAACATGGAAAGCATAGGACACAGCCCGGACAGCGTTTTTGCCGAATATGAAAAAACAAAGCCCGGATTGGGATGGATCCACATTAAAGGATTTAACGCGCCTGCCAACCAGCCGATGCTGGACCGCGCAACAGAGAGAGGGTTGACGCGGTTTATTCCCGTCGATCAGGGCGATGCCGGACATGAAATGGTCTTGCGGGATTTTAAAACACTCGTGCCGCGCCTGCAAAGCCAGTTTCAGGAACTGGGGGTGCCGGGTGTATTTATCGATCTGGAACCGCATGTAAAGGGCGGTGGACAATTTGGCGGCTTTAGTGGTATTGATGGTTTTGGCGTGGCATTTCGCGCCCTGTGCAATTTGCTGGACTATCTGGGGTATGAATATCACCTGACGGGCTACGAAGATTTGACCATGCCGTAA
- a CDS encoding MFS transporter codes for MQYDKNRFKIRAIPHPLVLHWILNPGLIFNELILGQRIPKVMLIDEESDKPLMERTYVPCPHCETLNDSRLWAKRNSFGHWFGFLCPNCHQIIPCLWNIFSLAILAITFPLWYFPARFYRHRWIEKEKERLANVLERPLIQAKTVDWLFRGIVYWGGSMWLILEILPQMWKVLHGNEWDLPKMFAMLSIWLIAGFAWGLIMRSWMNRKR; via the coding sequence ATACAATACGACAAAAACAGATTCAAAATACGGGCCATACCGCACCCCCTTGTCTTACACTGGATCTTGAATCCAGGACTGATATTCAACGAACTGATTTTGGGACAACGAATCCCCAAAGTCATGTTGATTGACGAAGAGAGCGATAAACCTTTGATGGAACGTACTTATGTTCCCTGTCCCCACTGTGAAACTCTAAATGACTCTCGTTTGTGGGCAAAAAGAAATTCCTTTGGGCATTGGTTTGGTTTTTTATGTCCAAATTGCCATCAAATAATTCCCTGTCTCTGGAACATTTTTAGCCTCGCCATATTGGCGATTACTTTTCCACTGTGGTATTTTCCTGCTCGGTTCTACCGCCATAGATGGATCGAGAAAGAAAAAGAAAGATTGGCGAATGTTCTGGAACGTCCCTTGATTCAAGCTAAGACTGTAGATTGGCTTTTTAGAGGCATCGTCTATTGGGGTGGATCAATGTGGTTGATCCTCGAGATTCTGCCGCAGATGTGGAAGGTTTTGCATGGAAACGAATGGGATTTGCCAAAGATGTTTGCAATGTTGTCCATTTGGTTGATAGCAGGCTTCGCGTGGGGCTTGATTATGCGTTCATGGATGAATAGAAAGCGATGA